CCCCGGACTTTGGTACGGGTGCGGTGGTGCCGGTATCCAAAGATCAGTGGACGTCTTTCAATCCCCAGGTGATTTACGGGTGCGGCAGCGACCGGGAAGCGGCGGACCGGTTTTTTTTCCTTCCCGGATGGAAAGATGTGGATGCGGTGAAAAACAACCGAATCTATTATTTCCCGTGTGATTTGACCTGCCGGGCATCCATCCGTTCCGGACAGTTTGTCAAACGGCTTTTTGCCACCATCCACGGCAGTTCCCTGGCAGATGAGCGCACCCTGCTTCAAAAAAATCAGGTGACGCAAAGCAATCCCATACAAACAGATGTTTCCTGTGTCCAGGCGGCGGCGGTCAAGCAGAGCCGGATCCTTGATTTTATCAACAAGTCTCTGGTGATCCAGCTGGACCGGCCCATGTCGGTTCTTTCCACGCTGGAGGGATTCAAGCACGGGGTTACCGCCATCGGAAATCATTATATCCCTCCGGAAACCTGGCTTCTGGTCCATGACCAGGGGCTGGATGTTTTGAAAACCCAGGTGTTTGATGTGCTGGGTCTGGCACCGGACACTACGGCTTTTCTGTTCACCGGCGCAGACATGGATCATTTGAGTGCGGCACAGGAACGGTTCAAAGATATCGCGGTCACGGTGTTTGCCACGGCCGGGGTGGACGGCAATGCCATGCGGACCTCCCGGGATTCCGGGGAGTTCTATGAACCCGGCACCATCAATGTGATCATCATGACCAGTCACCGCCTGACCCCCCGGGCCATGACCCGGGCCATGATCACGGCCACGGAAGGAAAAACCGCAGCCCTGCTGGACTTAGATATCCGCTCCAGCTATGAACAGGGACGGTACCGGGCCACGGGCACGGGCACGGACAACATCCTGGTGGTGGAAGGCCAAGGCCCGGCTGTCCTGGACAATGCCGGCGGGCACACCCGGCTGGGGGAACTGATCGGCAAGGCGGTTCACCGGGCGGTGACAGAGGCTGTCAAAAAACAGAACGGCATCACGTCCGACCTCAATATTTTCCGGCGCCTGGAAAAAAGGGGGATTTCCCTGCATGAACTTTTGTCCGAAGACCTTCCCTGTCAGTGTCATATTTCGGAAAATATGCTGATCCAGAAAGTGGAGACCCTTCTGCTGGATCCGTTTTACCGGGGATTCATGGCCACGGCCATGGCTGTCAGCGATGAGTATGACAAAGGCCTGATAAAAGATCTGGGGGCATTTGAGCAAACCTGCCGGGAAACAGCTGAAATGATCGCGGCAAAACCCCTGGAGACCTGGCAGGTTTTTGTCACCCGTCCAAAAGTGCCCCGGGTGATTGCCATGGCCCTGGATGCTCTGTTCAACG
Above is a window of Desulfotignum balticum DSM 7044 DNA encoding:
- a CDS encoding helical backbone metal receptor, which encodes MKFRFFHMAAVLILMAGALVFKVPAGFGNELRFFDGTGNEVQLTEKPERIVSLVPSITEMLFALGAQDLVTGITYHTTRPWYAAQKALVGGFSFPSPAAIEALAPDLVFYNPFQLQGLSSFLPRDIPLVHAGTQTLQNSLDTILQLGEMVKKQENAQHLVDEINADLDWVTAKMKKADPSPKRVIRLMGRQQIMTPGSDSFQNHMISLAGGIPPDFGTGAVVPVSKDQWTSFNPQVIYGCGSDREAADRFFFLPGWKDVDAVKNNRIYYFPCDLTCRASIRSGQFVKRLFATIHGSSLADERTLLQKNQVTQSNPIQTDVSCVQAAAVKQSRILDFINKSLVIQLDRPMSVLSTLEGFKHGVTAIGNHYIPPETWLLVHDQGLDVLKTQVFDVLGLAPDTTAFLFTGADMDHLSAAQERFKDIAVTVFATAGVDGNAMRTSRDSGEFYEPGTINVIIMTSHRLTPRAMTRAMITATEGKTAALLDLDIRSSYEQGRYRATGTGTDNILVVEGQGPAVLDNAGGHTRLGELIGKAVHRAVTEAVKKQNGITSDLNIFRRLEKRGISLHELLSEDLPCQCHISENMLIQKVETLLLDPFYRGFMATAMAVSDEYDKGLIKDLGAFEQTCRETAEMIAAKPLETWQVFVTRPKVPRVIAMALDALFNGAVGQGGPL